In the genome of Methanomassiliicoccus sp., the window CAATCTGCTGAGGATGCACGAGATGGGGCTTTACAGCTATATCGTTGCAGCCGAGAGCGGGGACCGGGCGGCGATGCAGGCGGCGATGGCCAACAGCACTCAGGTGATCGGCCAGGTCGCACAGTGCCTGAGCTCGCTTAACCCCAACTGGCCGTACGAGGCCGTGAGCGCCCTGCTCCAGGAGCACCTTGCCGACGCGGCCGACCTCACCCAGTTGGTGATGGACGGCAACTACGTGGCTGCGCAGAACGCTCTGGACATGGCGGTGGAGCACGCCCAGGTTATCGCCAACACAATGGCCAACGGCCTGGTGGCGCAGTTTCCTGAGGGCTTCAGCGCTTAAGCCAAACTCTTCCCTTCCTTTTTCTGATGTGCCGGCCCATTTGCGTTAAATCTTATTCCTCGCATGCCGACTCCGATCGCTGCTTCCACCGACTGTATAGAAGGTAGCCCACGACCGCACCGACCACGCCCACTAGGATGGCCACGTCCCACCCGTCAAGGGTCTCGGAGAACCGGATCCAGTACTCGCCGAGGAAGAAGCCGGCGGTGACCAGCACGGTGTTCCAGATCGACGCCCCAATGAAGGTGAAGAGAGCGAAACGCCTGATGTCCATACGGGCGATGCCCGCGGGGAAAGAAATAATCGACCGGATCCCGGGAAGGGCATGGCCGATGAGGATGCCATAGTTACCCCACTTGACGAACCAGGCGTCCGCCTTCGTCAGGCTGTCCTTCCCGAACCCCAGGTATCGGCCGTACCGGTCCAGGAACGGCCGTCCCAGCTGTCTACCCAGCATGTAGGCGATGATCGAACCCGCTGTCGCGCCCAGGGAGCCGACCACTATCACCAGGACGAAGCTGAGCTCCCCGGTCGAGGCCAGGTAGCCAGCGAAGGGCATTATGAGCTCGCTGGGTATGGGAGTGAAGATCCCCTCTATGAACATGGCCAGGAAGATGCCGAGGTAATCGGACGTGGAGATCAAGGTGAGCATCCATTGGTTGATTGTCTCTATCAGGTTCATCGGTCACGCTCGGTATGCCTTCTTTAGAATGGTAGCACATAAAGAGGTTTCGCCGTGGACCTCCACGGGGGGCAAGCGGTCGCAACCCTCTTGAACCGTGGGCTCCTTACACCATTGTTTCTATGGTCGATTTCCGTCCCTTCCGCGGCGTCCTGCCGCATTTGAGCAAGAACGAGGACATCGCCGACCGCGTGTCCCCGCCGTACGATATCATCTCCACCGAGGAGCAGGCCAAGCTGCAGGCCAAGCCATACAACATCACCCGCATCACGCTGGGAGCGATGGACGGCGGGTACGGCCCCGCCGCCGAGCTGCTCGATTCGTGGCTCTCGTCCGGCAAGCTAGCCCAGGACAAGGAGGATTGTTACTACCTCTACCGCCAGGGGTTCAAGGACGGCGAGCGGTGGCTCACCCGCAACGGCATCATCGGAGTCCTCCGCTCGGAGGGATACGAGGCGGGGAATATCATTCCCCACGAGGAGACCTTCCCCAAGGTCAAGGAGGACCGCCTCAACCTGCTGCGGGCAACGAGCACCCACTGCGAGTCGATCTTCGGATTGTATGACCGTTCGGAGGTCGACCTGGATGCGGTGGAGAAAGGCGCGACCAAGCTGTTCGAGTGCAACGACGCCTCGGGGACGAGGCATCAGCTGTACCGCATTTCCGACCGTGAAGCAGTGGACAGCATACGCGGCATGATGTCTGGCAAGAAGGTGCTCATCGCCGACGGCCATCACCGCTACGAGACCTCCTACAAGTATGCACAGGAGAACCCCGGGGACGGGCGCAAGGGATACGTGCTATGCACTATGGTCTCCTCCCAGGATACCGGCATGTTCGTCCGCCCCACTCACCGCCTGATCCGGAACCTCAAGTTCAAGGAGAACGAGTTCCTGGACGCCATGGCCAAGCACTTCTCGGTACGACAGGTGAAGGATGCCAAGGCCGCCGAGGACATCATGGATAAAGCCACCGCACCGACCTTCGGGCTGCTGTTTCCCAGCGGCCGGGCGCTGGTGGCGGAGTTCTCGGCCCCCGCCGGGGACATCCTGTGGTCCGTCGACACCTACGTCTGCCAGGAGGTTATCCTCAAGGGCATCCTGTACGCCATGCCCAAGGGCAATGAACTGGAGATCGAGTACGATCACGACGCCTCCTCGGTGGAACGCAAGATAAAGTCGGGGAAGGGCGACCTCGCCATCCTGGTCCGCGCCCCGACCCTGGACATGACCTGGAAGGTGGCCCAGAGCGGCCGGAAGATGCCGAAGAAGACCACCTATTTCTGGCCCAAGATCTGGTCGGGGTTCGTGCTCTACCGCATGAAGTGAGGCGCCGGGCGTCCTCCACGGCCCTCACTTGAAAAGGGGATTAGAGGACCTCTTCATCGTCGTCCTCGTCCTCGTTCTTCCTCCCCCGGCCCTTTTTGGAGGCGCGCTTCTGCAGGTCCTCCATGCCCCTCATCGAGCGGTACTGGGGCCTGCTCAGCTTCTTCCCCCGTCGGCCGAAGTAGTACAGGATGCCTACGATGACCACCGCCCCGATGGCCGCCAAGATGCCATAGATGGCCAGGGGGTTGGTCGGATTGACCGCCACCGAGCCCAGGGGCAGGATCTGCCCGGGCTGCAGGCTGACGGTCACGGTCTTGGCGTCGTAGCCCAGTTTGCTGAGAGTCACGTTGTGCGGTCCCGCGTGAGCCTCCAGACTGAATCCGCCGTCGCTGGCGGTGACCACGTAACTGCCGTCCTCCAGGGCCACCTTGACCCCTGACATTGGGTTGCCGTTGTTGTCCAGGACCACGCCGGAGATCGTGCCCATATCCGTTGTGGTGAAGCTCCAGCTCTCCTGGATCACGTTCCCGACCCTGTCGGTGGCGTTGAGGGTCACGTGATAGGCGGTCCCGTAAGCCAGGGCGCTGGTCGGCGTGAAGGTGAGGAGGGTGCCGTTCCAGCTCATGGACCCGGGAATGCCATCGATGGATAGACTGGTCTCCTGGACGCTCATGACCTTGGAGAAGTTGACCTCCACGGTGGTGCCGACCGGCTCCTGATCGCCGGTGGGGGTCTTGCTCACTATGGCCGGCCTTACCGTGTCGATGAGGAAGGTGACCTCGTCGATAGCGGTGTTGTTGGCCATGTCCACGGCCACGATCCTCACGGTGTGGGTACCGTCTGCGAAGTTGGTGTTGAAGTGGTTCTCCCCCGGCACCGCCGTTGTGACCCTGGCCCCATCCGTCCAGATCTGATAGCCGACGATGTTGTTGCCCGCGTCATGGCCGCTCCACACCACGGTGATATCCCCATGGTTGAACCCGGCATCGTCCCCGGGGTAGGTGATGCTGACCTCCGGCACGGTGGTGTCAACGCTGAACGCGACGACAGCGGTCGAGGTCTTGCCACCCCAGGCATGAGCTACCACGGTCACGTTGTGAGCCCCGTTGGTCACGTTCTGGAACGTCGTCGAGGTTTGGCTGGAGGGGATGGACATCGTCCAGGGATTGGAATCCAGGCGAGCATCGAAGGACACGATTCCCACGCTGCTCGAGGCCTGCCAGGTCACGGTGACGTCCGAGGTGTTGAGCCAACTGTTGGACGAGGGCGTCAGGATCCTCAGCACTGGAGCGGTGGTGTCGATATAGAACATCACCGAATCCTCGGCCCAATCGCCCACATCGTTGGTGGCCCGCACGGACACCGTGTGCCTCCCATCGGACAGGGCGGTCAGGTTCATCTGGTAGGATGTTGTAGTTAGCGCGGTGGGCTGAGAGTCGACGTAGATCTCGAATGGGTTGATTTTGTTCGCCGTATCGGTCGCGTCCCAGGTGATGACGACGTATGGTGTCTGGACGTACGTGTTCTGCTGCGGGGAGGTTATATCCAGGGTCAGTGTCCCGGTCGCCGCTACCGTCCCTGTCGACGGAGCGAGCGCCACCGATCCGCATAAGATTACAAGCACCGCTACAAGTATCGCTAACGAACGTCCCATCCCGATCCCATCCTAAATGATTTGACGGGCGTGAATCATGGTACCGAGTTATATATTTAATCCGCTAAGAATAGAAAAGTGAAGTGGAGCCACTGGAGGGAATTGAACCCTCGACCTACGCCTTACCAAGGCGTCGCTATACCACTAAGCCACAGTGGCGGATGGAGACCATCAATTCGCTTTTCGTTTATAAGGGTTTCGTCATGGCTGGCCTCAGTGGGCTGGAGGTCAACCGGCCATGGGGGTGGAGAGGATGCCCAGGGACTCGTAGCTGTAGACCTCGATGTTGCCCTTGCCCCGCCTGGTGATGCGGTGGACCATTTCGAAGTACGCCTCGTTGGGGACGATGACTGCCACATACAGTCCGTCCTTGGCCGCTTCGTTGTATTCTTCGACGGCATCGTTCCTGGCCCAACTGAGGTCAGACTCTACGAACTCCGCTCCGATGGCCCCTTCCTCGGTCAGCACGGTGATGACTCCATAGTTGTCCGGGGCGATGAGCTCATAGTCTGTCTCCAGGTTCGGCTCGTCCTCCTCCAGCTGATCTATGCGCTGCAGTATGACATCCTCGACGTCGATCAACTTGTGACGTCACGGATTCCGGGATATAACTAACCTTTTAGCTCGTCCCTAGACCCACCCACGGCGGGCCCATGACCGGGCTTGAAGAGGTGCACGAAGGTAAGGGTATCGCTATACCGCTCGCTCCGGTAGGGCTCGTAGCCCAGGCTACGATAGAACGGCCTGGTCCGTTCGTGGTCTATGCGGGTGAAAAGCTCGAATCGGGCGGCCTGGGCGAAGGTGCGCTCGATGCCGTCGATCAGCTCCCGACCGATGCCCTGCCTCCATCGGTCCGGGCGCACCACCAGACGGCCGATGTGGCATACCTCACCCTCCATCCTGCCCCGTACCGAGCCTAGGATCTCCCCGTCCTGGACATATTTCAGGAAGACCGAACCCTCGAACTCTTCCCGGAGCTCGTCCAAGGTCTGGGCCATCGGTTTGATGTTCATATCCCCCACGCGCTCCGCCTCCCCCCGGAAGGCCTGGCGCTGCAGCCTGAGTATGGCGGGAAGATCCTCAGCGGTGGCCCGGGAAATCATATCAAGGAGGTATGGTTCCGGTCCGAAAAAGGTTGTCGATGGGTCCGGGGCAGTGAGCAAAGCTTATCTTTTCACAATGGTAGAGGGGGTGCGATGAAGGATGAAATGAGCACGTTCGACGTCCTGGCCATGGTTGGGGAGATGCAGGCCCTGGTGGGCGGTTACCTCGACAAGGTCTTCCACTGGGACGTCAAGAACGTCCTCCTGAGGATCAATACCCCGGGACAGGGCAAGAAGGAGCTGGTGCTCCAGGACATGTGCTGGCTGTACATTGCCCCGGAGAAGCCGGAGACCCCGGACATGCCATCCCAGTTCGCCGTAAACCTCCGCAAGTACCTCACCAACACCCGCATCGCAGCGGTCCGCTTGAGGGAGTTCGACCGCATCGTGGTGCTGGACCTGGAGAAGGGCCCGAACCAGTATCAGCTGGTGATCGAGCTCTTCGGCGACGGCAATCTGGTGCTGGTCTCGGGCGGCAAGATCCTCAATGCTGTGCACTCCAGGAAGTGGCGCCACCGCGAGGTGCGTCCCGGTCTGGAGTATGCCTTCCCCCCCTCTCGGTTCAACCCCCTGGACATGGACGAGGGTTCCTTCCGCAAGGCGTTCCTGGGCTCCACCTCGGACGCCGTGAGGACGCTGGCCACGGCCATCAACATCGGAGGCCAGTATGCGGAGGAAACTTGCATCAGAGCGGGCGTGGACAAGGACCGCAAGGCCAAGAGCCTCTCGCCGGAGGAGGTCACCAAGCTGTACGAGGCGCTGTCCCTGCTGCTCAAGGAAGCGGCCGGTTCGCCGCGGGCGAGGGAGGTGCTGGAGAACGGCAAGCCGATCGACGTCACCCCGGTGCCCCTCATCCAGTATGCCGACCGCGAGGTCCGGGAGCACCCCACCTTCTCGGACGCGATCCAT includes:
- a CDS encoding DedA family protein translates to MNLIETINQWMLTLISTSDYLGIFLAMFIEGIFTPIPSELIMPFAGYLASTGELSFVLVIVVGSLGATAGSIIAYMLGRQLGRPFLDRYGRYLGFGKDSLTKADAWFVKWGNYGILIGHALPGIRSIISFPAGIARMDIRRFALFTFIGASIWNTVLVTAGFFLGEYWIRFSETLDGWDVAILVGVVGAVVGYLLYSRWKQRSESACEE
- a CDS encoding DUF1015 domain-containing protein, which codes for MVDFRPFRGVLPHLSKNEDIADRVSPPYDIISTEEQAKLQAKPYNITRITLGAMDGGYGPAAELLDSWLSSGKLAQDKEDCYYLYRQGFKDGERWLTRNGIIGVLRSEGYEAGNIIPHEETFPKVKEDRLNLLRATSTHCESIFGLYDRSEVDLDAVEKGATKLFECNDASGTRHQLYRISDREAVDSIRGMMSGKKVLIADGHHRYETSYKYAQENPGDGRKGYVLCTMVSSQDTGMFVRPTHRLIRNLKFKENEFLDAMAKHFSVRQVKDAKAAEDIMDKATAPTFGLLFPSGRALVAEFSAPAGDILWSVDTYVCQEVILKGILYAMPKGNELEIEYDHDASSVERKIKSGKGDLAILVRAPTLDMTWKVAQSGRKMPKKTTYFWPKIWSGFVLYRMK
- a CDS encoding Ig-like domain-containing protein is translated as MGRSLAILVAVLVILCGSVALAPSTGTVAATGTLTLDITSPQQNTYVQTPYVVITWDATDTANKINPFEIYVDSQPTALTTTSYQMNLTALSDGRHTVSVRATNDVGDWAEDSVMFYIDTTAPVLRILTPSSNSWLNTSDVTVTWQASSSVGIVSFDARLDSNPWTMSIPSSQTSTTFQNVTNGAHNVTVVAHAWGGKTSTAVVAFSVDTTVPEVSITYPGDDAGFNHGDITVVWSGHDAGNNIVGYQIWTDGARVTTAVPGENHFNTNFADGTHTVRIVAVDMANNTAIDEVTFLIDTVRPAIVSKTPTGDQEPVGTTVEVNFSKVMSVQETSLSIDGIPGSMSWNGTLLTFTPTSALAYGTAYHVTLNATDRVGNVIQESWSFTTTDMGTISGVVLDNNGNPMSGVKVALEDGSYVVTASDGGFSLEAHAGPHNVTLSKLGYDAKTVTVSLQPGQILPLGSVAVNPTNPLAIYGILAAIGAVVIVGILYYFGRRGKKLSRPQYRSMRGMEDLQKRASKKGRGRKNEDEDDDEEVL
- a CDS encoding GNAT family N-acetyltransferase — encoded protein: MISRATAEDLPAILRLQRQAFRGEAERVGDMNIKPMAQTLDELREEFEGSVFLKYVQDGEILGSVRGRMEGEVCHIGRLVVRPDRWRQGIGRELIDGIERTFAQAARFELFTRIDHERTRPFYRSLGYEPYRSERYSDTLTFVHLFKPGHGPAVGGSRDELKG